Proteins encoded in a region of the Equus asinus isolate D_3611 breed Donkey chromosome X, EquAss-T2T_v2, whole genome shotgun sequence genome:
- the LOC139042748 gene encoding OTU domain-containing protein 6A-like, whose translation MEDSQRMVRRHYREKKELQARIQSMKNSVPKSDRKRRKQLLLDVARLKAEMEQKHQQELEKFQESFPDDSNLDSVTEDLAKMDLENQPPRLAKAQRRRERRAAAEGARLERIAEVEAERQAGFRHDDEEEKLSAILEARNLEMKEIPADGHCMYRAIQDQLVFSVTVESLRRRTANYLRKHVDDFLPFFSYSETGDAYSRDSFLSYCDDIVHSALWGGQLELRALSHVLQTPIEVIQAYSPVLVIGEEYAKKPLTLVYLRYSCSLGEHYNSVKPLEAGAVGGAAPRLF comes from the coding sequence ATGGAAGATTCACAGCGGATGGTACGACGCCACTACCGCGAAAAGAAAGAGCTGCAGGCCCGCATCCAGAGCATGAAGAACTCTGTCCCCAAGAGcgacaggaagagaagaaagcagttGCTCCTCGACGTGGCCCGCCTCAAGGCCGAGATGGAGCAGAAGCAccagcaggagctggagaagTTCCAAGAGAGTTTTCCCGATGACAGCAACCTCGATTCTGTCACTGAAGATCTTGCCAAGATGGATCTCGAGAACCAGCCTCCCCGCCTCGCAAAGGCACAAAGAAGGCGCGAACGAAGGGCGGCCGCGGAGGGAGCGCGCCTGGAGAGGATCGCTGAGGTGGAGGCGGAGCGTCAGGCCGGCTTCCGCCACGACGACGAGGAAGAGAAGCTCTCCGCcatcctggaggccagaaatctggaGATGAAGGAAATCCCAGCCGACGGCCACTGCATGTACCGCGCCATCCAAGACCAGCTGGTGTTCTCGGTGACCGTGGAGAGCCTGCGGCGTCGCACCGCCAACTACCTGAGGAAGCACGTCGACGACTTCCTGCCCTTCTTCAGCTACTCCGAAACCGGCGACGCCTACAGCCGCGACAGCTTCTTGAGTTACTGCGACGACATCGTGCACAGCGCGTTGTGGGGAGGCCAGCTCGAGCTGAGGGCCCTGTCGCACGTCCTGCAGACCCCCATCGAGGTGATCCAGGCCTACTCTCCCGTCCTCGTCATCGGGGAGGAGTACGCCAAGAAGCCGCTCACCCTCGTCTACCTGCGCTACTCCTGCAGCCTCGGGGAGCACTACAACTCGGTGAAGCCGCTGGAGGCCGGCGCCGTCGGGGGCGCCGCCCCGCGCCTCTTCTAG